In Nostoc sp. UHCC 0926, a single genomic region encodes these proteins:
- a CDS encoding dynamin family protein yields MIEQVATDRFIQDLERVAQVRSEISVCLSKLAETINKAELAGDSSSGKLSLERDIEDITVASKNLRQGVFRLLVLGDMKRGKSTFLNALIGENLLPSDVNPCTAVLTVLRYGSEKKVTIHFNDGKSPQQLNFQNFKYKYTIDPSEAKKLEQEKKQAFPDVDYAVVEYPLTLLEKGIEIVDSPGLNDTEARNELSLGYVNNCHAILFVMRASQPCTLGERRYLENYIKGRGLTVFFLVNAWDQVRESLIDPDDVEELKGSEERLRQVFNANLAEYCTVEGQNIYDERVFELSSIQALRRRLKNPQADLEGTGFPKFMDSLNTFLTRERAIAELRQVRTLARLACNHTREAVARRIPLLDQDVNELKKRIDSVEPEFNKLTGIRDEFQKEIINTRDTQARTISESFRSYVLNLGNTFETDFLRYQPELNLFDFLSSGKREAFNTALQKAFEQYITDKSAAWTLTAEKDINAAFRELSRSAAQYGASYSQVTDQITEKLTGQDVKVNTTTTAEDDNSPGWAKWAMGLLSLSKGNLAGFALAGAGFDWKNILLNYFTVIGVGGIITAVTGIFLGPIGFALLGLGVGFLQADQARKELVKTAKKELIKHLPQVAYEQSQVVYNAVKECFDSYEREVSKRINDDIVSRKSELDNLVKQKENREINRESEFKRLKDLQENVIAQLQKIEAAYSNLLAYYS; encoded by the coding sequence ATGATTGAGCAGGTAGCAACTGACAGATTTATCCAAGATTTAGAGCGTGTTGCTCAAGTGCGCTCTGAGATTTCTGTGTGTTTGAGTAAACTGGCTGAAACAATTAATAAAGCTGAGTTGGCTGGAGACTCTTCATCAGGAAAACTCAGTTTAGAGCGAGATATTGAAGATATTACAGTAGCTAGTAAAAACCTCCGTCAAGGTGTATTTCGCCTTTTAGTTTTGGGCGATATGAAACGGGGAAAAAGCACCTTTCTTAACGCCTTAATTGGAGAGAATTTACTACCGAGCGATGTTAACCCTTGTACCGCAGTGTTAACAGTTTTACGCTATGGGTCAGAAAAGAAAGTCACCATTCATTTTAATGATGGAAAAAGTCCGCAACAGCTAAATTTTCAGAACTTTAAATATAAATATACCATTGATCCATCTGAGGCTAAAAAACTAGAGCAGGAGAAAAAACAAGCATTTCCAGATGTTGATTATGCAGTAGTTGAGTATCCCTTAACGCTACTAGAAAAGGGAATTGAAATTGTTGATAGTCCAGGATTGAATGATACAGAAGCGCGAAACGAATTATCTTTGGGTTATGTAAATAATTGCCATGCAATTCTATTTGTAATGAGAGCTTCTCAACCTTGTACTTTGGGTGAGCGTCGCTACCTAGAAAATTATATCAAAGGTCGAGGATTGACGGTTTTCTTCTTAGTTAATGCTTGGGATCAGGTGCGGGAATCATTGATTGATCCTGATGATGTAGAGGAGTTAAAAGGATCTGAGGAGAGGTTGCGGCAAGTATTTAACGCGAATTTAGCAGAATATTGTACTGTAGAAGGTCAGAATATTTATGACGAACGCGTATTTGAGCTTTCGTCAATTCAAGCACTTAGACGACGGTTGAAAAATCCCCAAGCTGATTTAGAGGGGACTGGCTTTCCGAAGTTTATGGATTCGCTTAATACTTTTCTTACCAGAGAACGGGCGATCGCAGAACTCCGTCAAGTCAGAACCTTAGCAAGACTTGCCTGCAATCATACCCGCGAAGCAGTTGCTAGACGTATACCATTACTTGACCAAGATGTAAATGAATTGAAAAAACGGATCGATTCAGTAGAACCTGAGTTTAACAAACTCACAGGTATCCGAGATGAATTCCAAAAAGAAATTATCAATACAAGAGACACTCAAGCAAGAACAATTTCAGAATCTTTTCGTAGCTACGTTTTAAACTTAGGTAATACCTTTGAAACCGATTTCTTACGCTATCAGCCAGAATTAAATTTGTTTGATTTTCTCAGTAGTGGTAAACGAGAAGCATTTAACACCGCACTGCAAAAAGCCTTTGAGCAATATATCACTGATAAATCTGCTGCTTGGACATTAACTGCTGAAAAAGATATCAATGCAGCTTTTAGAGAACTTTCTCGCAGCGCTGCACAATATGGCGCATCTTACAGTCAAGTCACAGATCAAATTACAGAAAAGCTCACCGGACAAGACGTAAAGGTAAATACCACTACTACTGCTGAAGATGATAACTCTCCTGGCTGGGCAAAATGGGCAATGGGATTGTTATCACTGTCTAAGGGAAATCTTGCTGGTTTCGCACTAGCCGGGGCTGGATTTGATTGGAAAAATATCTTGTTAAACTACTTCACTGTAATTGGTGTTGGTGGGATAATTACCGCAGTGACAGGTATTTTTCTTGGCCCCATCGGGTTTGCGCTGCTAGGTTTGGGAGTAGGATTTTTGCAAGCAGATCAAGCGCGTAAAGAGTTAGTTAAAACTGCTAAAAAAGAGTTAATTAAACACTTACCCCAAGTGGCATATGAGCAATCTCAAGTTGTATACAATGCCGTGAAAGAGTGTTTTGATTCTTACGAAAGAGAAGTGAGTAAGCGGATTAATGATGATATTGTATCTCGCAAATCTGAATTAGATAATCTAGTCAAGCAGAAAGAAAACCGCGAGATAAATCGTGAGAGTGAGTTCAAACGTTTAAAAGATTTACAGGAAAATGTAATAGCTCAGTTGCAAAAAATTGAGGCAGCTTATAGCAACTTATTAGCTTACTATAGCTAA
- a CDS encoding dynamin family protein — MQQQYENYKDLADSLKSASALLNLERKSQLHQDISTICNHLVNPSFRIAVFGPFNHGKSTLLNAMLGNRTLPIDLIPTTGAAITVKYGSDLQTRIMLVDGTEIYRSGTEVLQEFAILDGNRQMRKDVASVEIFCPYPFLETGVEFIDLPGTNDREEQDNLVREQLLSADLVIQLLDARKLMTLGERENLRDWLLDRGIKTVIFVANFINLLEPDEQKQVQNRLVFVAESFRAELPPGFSNLYRVDALPALRARLKGDVAAANSSGLAAFETALQNIVGILQPNRGSVRLPRVQAIASQIQLSLKAQIDHIAIEIKSFNDKQNTKIEIKQKAANLIYKGFAISVGELRDWLALSKLLTKYQAEAAVALAENNFKYWQTNTLKKDLTQLQLAAEKWLYQAYEFFHEERPQDLLIPFPSEPQVILPSKSSNTDDLSEPGSIAVGGGIGWLLGGPVGAAVVGSISYLLNKNIQKQDEQLAKESYHQEVAKLCITAIEDYLSRFSIQGLSILTEYEQKAEKIICFELSQEPLDITNKRETLQRLQNGFNQLLLELEKVKILSNHQPYKEIPKYTNINRKYSPQPERVKTFSQKDPDIKQQHENTAKNTGTRVKFVSPLPPKASPSPRPEELEAKFRDWELNEEIARMKAEMRSPKACRQTSPGSQTSKQQNTTQSNKTPNQAQIDKITGAYDILGLQANASQAEVKQAYRTLVKKWHPDLFVNQPQLLKQAQEKMHLVNEAYTILSEK, encoded by the coding sequence ATGCAACAACAGTATGAAAATTATAAGGATTTAGCAGATTCTCTTAAATCTGCATCGGCATTACTGAATTTAGAACGCAAATCGCAACTGCATCAAGATATAAGTACCATTTGCAATCATTTAGTTAATCCTAGCTTTCGCATTGCGGTATTTGGCCCCTTTAATCATGGCAAATCTACCTTACTGAATGCCATGCTAGGGAATCGCACCTTACCAATTGATTTAATTCCCACCACAGGCGCAGCGATTACTGTCAAGTATGGCTCTGATCTGCAAACTCGTATCATGTTGGTAGATGGTACAGAAATCTATCGCAGTGGCACAGAAGTTTTACAAGAATTTGCAATTCTTGATGGCAATAGGCAGATGCGAAAAGATGTAGCATCTGTAGAAATTTTTTGTCCGTATCCTTTCTTAGAAACAGGTGTAGAATTCATCGATTTACCAGGAACAAATGATAGAGAAGAACAAGATAATTTAGTCCGAGAGCAACTATTAAGTGCAGATTTAGTCATCCAATTATTAGATGCACGGAAGTTAATGACTTTGGGTGAGCGGGAAAATTTACGAGATTGGCTATTAGATCGCGGTATTAAAACAGTTATATTTGTTGCTAATTTTATTAACTTACTCGAACCCGACGAGCAAAAACAAGTCCAAAATCGCCTGGTGTTTGTTGCGGAAAGCTTTCGAGCCGAATTACCTCCAGGTTTTAGTAATTTATATCGCGTTGATGCTTTACCTGCCTTAAGAGCCAGATTAAAAGGCGATGTTGCTGCTGCCAATAGTAGCGGTTTAGCAGCTTTTGAAACAGCTTTGCAAAATATTGTGGGGATTTTGCAACCAAATCGTGGTAGTGTGCGTTTGCCAAGAGTGCAAGCGATCGCTTCTCAAATCCAACTCTCATTAAAAGCTCAAATTGACCATATTGCTATTGAAATAAAATCCTTTAATGATAAACAAAATACTAAAATTGAAATTAAACAAAAAGCAGCCAACTTAATTTATAAAGGTTTTGCTATTAGTGTGGGAGAGTTACGAGATTGGCTAGCATTATCCAAGCTACTTACAAAATATCAAGCTGAAGCGGCAGTTGCATTAGCAGAAAATAACTTTAAATATTGGCAAACAAATACTCTTAAAAAAGACCTAACTCAGTTGCAATTAGCTGCGGAAAAATGGCTTTATCAAGCTTACGAATTTTTCCACGAAGAACGACCGCAAGATTTATTAATTCCCTTTCCTAGCGAACCACAAGTAATACTACCCTCAAAGTCAAGCAATACTGATGATTTGAGTGAACCAGGTTCCATCGCTGTTGGTGGTGGTATTGGTTGGTTGTTAGGCGGCCCGGTGGGTGCTGCTGTCGTTGGGAGTATTTCTTATTTGTTAAATAAAAATATCCAAAAACAAGATGAACAATTAGCAAAGGAATCTTATCATCAGGAAGTTGCTAAACTTTGTATAACTGCAATTGAAGATTATTTATCTCGCTTCAGCATTCAAGGGTTATCTATTTTGACTGAATATGAGCAAAAAGCTGAGAAAATAATTTGTTTTGAACTCAGTCAAGAACCATTAGATATTACTAATAAGCGTGAAACTTTGCAGCGCTTACAAAACGGTTTTAATCAGTTGCTACTAGAGTTAGAAAAAGTCAAAATTCTCTCAAATCATCAACCTTATAAAGAAATACCAAAATACACGAATATTAATAGAAAATATTCGCCACAGCCAGAGAGAGTTAAAACTTTCTCACAAAAAGATCCTGATATTAAGCAACAACATGAAAATACTGCTAAGAATACTGGGACAAGGGTAAAATTTGTTTCTCCACTACCGCCAAAAGCTTCTCCCTCTCCCCGTCCAGAAGAGTTGGAGGCGAAATTTCGTGATTGGGAACTCAATGAGGAAATAGCGCGAATGAAAGCAGAGATGCGTAGCCCTAAGGCTTGTCGTCAGACATCGCCTGGTTCTCAAACTAGCAAACAGCAAAATACAACTCAAAGCAACAAAACACCCAACCAAGCCCAAATAGATAAGATTACTGGCGCCTACGACATTTTAGGATTGCAAGCTAATGCTTCTCAGGCTGAGGTAAAGCAGGCTTATCGAACTTTAGTAAAGAAATGGCATCCCGATTTGTTTGTGAATCAGCCGCAACTGCTAAAACAAGCACAAGAGAAAATGCACTTAGTTAATGAAGCTTACACAATTTTGAGTGAGAAATGA
- a CDS encoding DUF3040 domain-containing protein: MTSESDRQKELEHRQRIQREVDLRLQEMEAKMYAPDAALHETVKHQPENSQEPWMKKVIFGGKLFALGVVGLVAVKIASLVAGFIVVAALGWMSYKLFFESKITNL, encoded by the coding sequence ATGACATCTGAAAGCGATCGCCAAAAAGAACTTGAACACCGGCAACGTATACAACGAGAAGTTGATTTGCGGCTCCAGGAAATGGAAGCTAAAATGTATGCTCCCGATGCAGCTTTGCATGAAACTGTGAAGCATCAGCCAGAAAATTCCCAGGAACCTTGGATGAAAAAAGTGATTTTCGGTGGGAAGCTGTTTGCTCTTGGTGTGGTAGGGCTGGTTGCAGTGAAAATAGCCTCACTGGTGGCTGGGTTTATTGTTGTTGCAGCGCTGGGGTGGATGTCTTACAAATTATTTTTTGAATCTAAAATAACCAATCTTTAG
- a CDS encoding DUF305 domain-containing protein translates to MQLLSLRNGFLALTLTAIASAGGLITACSNTASQNQSQAPNATVTNVSDKQMNHSMAMDLGPADANFDLRFIDAMIPHHQGAVEMAKEAQQKSKRPEIKKLADNIIKSQDQEITQMKQWRQAWYPKAGDKPMAYDSQMGHMMEMSSDQTKAMMMSQDLGAADAEFDLRFINAMIPHHEGAVTMAKDVLGKSKRPEIKQLGQEIIKAQNTEIKQMQQWRKTWYNK, encoded by the coding sequence ATGCAACTGTTATCTTTGAGGAATGGCTTTTTGGCGTTAACCTTGACTGCGATCGCTTCAGCCGGCGGGTTAATCACAGCCTGTAGCAATACGGCTTCCCAGAACCAAAGCCAAGCCCCAAACGCAACCGTTACCAATGTTAGCGACAAGCAGATGAATCACAGCATGGCTATGGATTTAGGCCCAGCCGACGCTAACTTTGATTTACGATTTATCGACGCTATGATACCACACCATCAAGGGGCTGTGGAAATGGCTAAAGAAGCGCAGCAGAAATCAAAACGTCCTGAAATCAAAAAACTAGCAGACAATATCATCAAATCACAAGATCAAGAAATCACCCAGATGAAGCAGTGGCGACAAGCTTGGTATCCCAAGGCGGGAGATAAACCAATGGCTTATGATAGTCAAATGGGTCACATGATGGAGATGTCATCTGACCAAACTAAAGCCATGATGATGAGTCAAGACTTAGGTGCAGCTGATGCTGAATTTGATCTGCGCTTTATCAATGCGATGATTCCTCACCATGAAGGGGCTGTAACAATGGCAAAAGATGTATTGGGTAAGTCTAAGCGCCCTGAAATTAAGCAATTAGGCCAAGAAATTATTAAGGCACAAAATACAGAGATTAAGCAAATGCAGCAGTGGCGAAAAACTTGGTATAACAAGTAA
- the ygfZ gene encoding CAF17-like 4Fe-4S cluster assembly/insertion protein YgfZ has product MPTSTIDNKDAAAIQAARVGVAICDRSGWGRIKVSGDDRLNFLHNQSTNNFQILKPGQGCDTVFVTSTARTIDLATAYVREDAVILLVSPNRRQFLMEWLDKYIFFADKVELSDITQYTNTFSLIGPGSDAVLEKLGISELVGEPYGSHKVYTIAPAEGVRIAVGSGLAAPGYTLTFPNTDKSSVWNKLLEAGAVEMSDRAWDALRILQGRPAPDAELTDDYNPLEVGLWQTISFNKGCYIGQETIARLNTYKGVKQHLLGIRLSAPASVGSAIAVGDEKVGKLTSYTETADGYFGLGYIRTKAGGVGLKVKVGETEGEVVEIPFVSQEYP; this is encoded by the coding sequence ATGCCAACATCTACAATCGACAATAAAGACGCAGCAGCCATCCAAGCCGCCAGAGTTGGGGTTGCTATATGCGATCGCTCTGGCTGGGGACGCATCAAAGTGTCTGGCGACGATCGCCTCAACTTTTTACACAACCAAAGTACTAACAATTTCCAAATACTTAAGCCAGGACAAGGTTGTGATACGGTTTTTGTCACTTCCACAGCTAGGACAATTGATTTAGCAACCGCCTACGTTAGAGAAGATGCAGTAATCCTGCTGGTTTCACCCAATCGCCGCCAGTTTCTCATGGAATGGCTGGATAAATATATTTTCTTTGCCGATAAGGTGGAATTATCTGATATCACACAATACACCAACACCTTCAGCCTGATTGGCCCAGGAAGTGACGCTGTTTTAGAAAAGTTGGGTATTAGTGAACTCGTCGGGGAACCTTACGGTAGTCACAAAGTATACACGATTGCTCCTGCCGAGGGAGTGCGGATTGCTGTGGGTAGTGGGTTAGCGGCTCCCGGATACACCTTAACTTTCCCCAATACTGATAAATCTTCGGTGTGGAACAAATTGTTAGAAGCTGGGGCGGTAGAGATGAGCGATCGCGCTTGGGATGCCTTGCGAATCTTACAAGGCCGCCCCGCCCCAGATGCTGAACTCACAGATGATTACAATCCTCTGGAGGTTGGTTTGTGGCAAACAATTTCTTTTAATAAAGGTTGCTATATTGGGCAAGAAACCATCGCTCGGTTAAACACATACAAAGGTGTAAAGCAACACCTTTTGGGTATCCGCCTCAGTGCCCCGGCGTCAGTTGGAAGTGCGATCGCAGTTGGAGATGAAAAGGTCGGTAAACTTACCAGTTACACAGAAACTGCTGACGGTTATTTTGGACTAGGTTACATTCGCACTAAAGCTGGTGGCGTGGGCTTGAAAGTCAAAGTGGGAGAAACTGAAGGTGAAGTAGTAGAAATCCCGTTTGTTTCTCAGGAATACCCATAA
- a CDS encoding Uma2 family endonuclease, whose product MFSSPLVLQIPSSMQMTDEQFFEFCQVNRDLRIERNKFGELVIMPPTGSETGNREVNISGQLWVWSEQDGTGITFSSSTGFKLSTGAERSPDASWIQLERWNALSPKQQEKFAPICPDFVVELKSPSDNLQTLKEKMEEYMNEPGIQLGWLIDRKQRKVYIYRPGLPEECLDNPASVSGESVLPGFILNMSKVW is encoded by the coding sequence ATGTTCTCATCTCCTTTGGTTTTGCAAATTCCGTCATCAATGCAAATGACAGACGAACAATTTTTTGAGTTCTGTCAGGTGAATCGTGACTTACGCATTGAGCGGAATAAATTTGGGGAATTGGTAATTATGCCTCCTACTGGTTCAGAGACAGGAAACCGAGAAGTTAATATCTCAGGACAGCTATGGGTGTGGTCAGAACAAGATGGTACAGGTATAACTTTTAGCTCTAGTACTGGATTTAAGCTATCAACAGGTGCAGAACGCTCTCCAGATGCTTCCTGGATTCAACTAGAACGGTGGAATGCTCTGTCTCCAAAACAACAAGAAAAATTTGCACCTATTTGTCCAGATTTTGTAGTCGAACTCAAATCTCCTAGCGACAACCTCCAAACTTTGAAGGAAAAAATGGAGGAATATATGAATGAGCCAGGAATACAGTTAGGCTGGTTGATTGATCGTAAGCAGCGTAAAGTTTATATTTATCGTCCTGGATTGCCAGAGGAATGTTTGGATAATCCTGCTAGTGTAAGCGGCGAGTCGGTATTGCCTGGGTTTATTTTGAATATGAGTAAAGTTTGGTAG
- a CDS encoding (2Fe-2S) ferredoxin domain-containing protein, with amino-acid sequence MSNITQPSNFPIINQPSSAKCVQVCQNRTCKKQGALKVLAAFMALPIPGVTVTASSCLGQCGNGPMVLILPDMVWYSGVKPDEVSLLIEDHLLGGQRVEQMLYYRFHPQKSN; translated from the coding sequence ATGTCAAATATAACTCAACCATCAAACTTCCCGATAATAAACCAACCCTCTTCTGCTAAATGTGTACAGGTTTGTCAAAATCGCACCTGCAAAAAGCAAGGTGCCCTGAAGGTTTTAGCAGCTTTTATGGCTTTGCCAATCCCTGGTGTAACGGTAACGGCTAGCAGCTGTTTGGGACAATGTGGCAATGGGCCGATGGTGCTGATATTACCCGATATGGTCTGGTATAGCGGAGTTAAACCTGATGAAGTATCTTTACTGATAGAAGATCATTTACTAGGTGGTCAAAGAGTCGAACAGATGCTCTATTATCGGTTTCATCCCCAGAAATCAAATTAA
- a CDS encoding peroxiredoxin, with protein MALRLGDTVPNFTQASTHGDIDFYQWAGDSWVVLFSHPADFTPVCTTELGTVAKLKPEFDKRNVKAIALSVDNVESHKGWVGDIEETQNTTLNYPILADADRKVSDLYDMIHPNANAAVTVRSVFVIDPNKKLRLTFTYPPSTGRNFDELLRVIDSLQLTDNYSVATPADWKDGEDVVIIPSLKDPEVLKQKFPKGYEEVKPYLRLTPQPNK; from the coding sequence ATGGCTCTCCGTCTAGGTGACACAGTACCCAACTTTACGCAAGCCTCAACACACGGCGACATCGATTTTTACCAATGGGCAGGTGACAGCTGGGTAGTGCTGTTCTCTCACCCTGCTGATTTTACACCTGTTTGCACAACAGAACTTGGCACAGTTGCCAAGCTCAAACCAGAATTTGACAAGCGCAATGTCAAAGCGATCGCACTTAGTGTTGATAATGTTGAATCCCACAAAGGCTGGGTGGGAGACATCGAAGAAACTCAAAACACCACCCTCAACTACCCAATTTTGGCGGATGCGGATCGCAAGGTTTCTGACCTTTACGACATGATCCACCCGAATGCTAATGCGGCTGTAACAGTGCGATCGGTTTTCGTGATTGACCCCAATAAGAAACTCCGTCTCACTTTCACTTACCCCCCCAGCACGGGACGCAACTTTGATGAACTTTTGCGGGTGATTGATTCTCTGCAATTGACTGATAACTACAGCGTGGCGACACCAGCTGACTGGAAAGATGGAGAGGATGTCGTAATTATCCCCTCACTGAAAGATCCAGAAGTACTCAAACAGAAATTCCCCAAAGGTTATGAAGAAGTTAAACCCTATCTGCGGCTAACTCCTCAGCCTAACAAGTAA
- a CDS encoding cysteine synthase A, whose amino-acid sequence MDIKNGFVGAVGNTPLIRLNSFSEETGCEILGKAEFLNPGGSVKDRAALYIIEDAEERGLLKPGGTVVEGTAGNTGIGLAHICNAKGYKCLIIIPDTQSQEKIDALTALGAEVRPIPAVPYKDPNNYVKLSGRVAAELENAIWANQFDNLANRRAHYETTGPEIWTQTDGKIDAWTAATGTGGTFAGVALYLKEQNPVIKCVVADPLGSGLYSYIKTGEINIEGNSITEGIGNGRVTANMEGAPADDAIQIDDKEALRVVYQLLRKDGLLMGGSTGINVGAAVALAKQLGPGHTIVTILCDSGSRYQSRIFNPEWLASKGLSID is encoded by the coding sequence ATGGATATTAAAAATGGCTTCGTCGGCGCTGTTGGCAATACACCTCTGATCCGCTTAAACAGCTTCAGCGAAGAAACAGGATGTGAAATCCTTGGTAAAGCAGAATTCCTCAATCCTGGCGGTTCCGTCAAAGACCGCGCCGCACTTTACATCATCGAAGATGCCGAAGAGAGAGGTTTACTCAAACCCGGTGGCACCGTTGTAGAAGGAACTGCTGGTAATACTGGCATTGGACTAGCACATATTTGCAACGCCAAAGGCTACAAATGCCTAATTATTATTCCCGATACTCAGTCACAAGAAAAAATAGACGCGCTGACAGCACTCGGAGCAGAAGTCCGTCCCATCCCCGCTGTACCCTACAAAGACCCGAACAACTACGTCAAGCTATCTGGCAGAGTCGCTGCTGAGTTAGAAAATGCCATTTGGGCGAATCAGTTTGATAACTTAGCCAACCGCCGCGCCCACTACGAAACCACAGGGCCGGAAATTTGGACGCAGACAGATGGTAAAATTGATGCATGGACGGCTGCAACTGGTACTGGTGGTACTTTTGCTGGTGTGGCATTGTACTTGAAAGAACAAAATCCGGTGATTAAATGCGTTGTTGCCGATCCGCTGGGTAGTGGACTTTATAGCTATATCAAAACCGGCGAAATTAACATAGAAGGAAATTCCATCACTGAAGGCATTGGTAATGGTCGTGTTACAGCCAATATGGAAGGCGCACCTGCTGATGATGCTATCCAAATCGATGACAAAGAAGCTTTGCGGGTAGTTTACCAACTGCTGAGGAAAGATGGGCTGTTAATGGGCGGTTCAACAGGTATTAATGTTGGTGCAGCTGTTGCTCTAGCGAAGCAGTTGGGGCCAGGACATACCATTGTCACCATCTTATGTGATAGTGGTTCCCGGTATCAGTCGCGGATATTCAACCCGGAATGGCTAGCCTCAAAAGGACTTTCAATAGATTAG
- a CDS encoding DUF5331 domain-containing protein gives MNIQQLRQSLKQKWLIYYEQNIPWLVKIRIWGTYDGLRRPLSGFILATLSVLEPQFDEILSFMLDLNNDPDKIVAALGLNFNPDQELLLIKSEHSMATSQVEGESPHEKHSEDQHVSSVVTASQIAPHSPAKTLDFNLPRADQLVPSFTATTEVVQTSKPELIAAFATKIAPDTPVKTPSSSFLSESQPARSSKAACRQTSHSGQLSSGGSLTMTSQVNSKAKTMPSVGLASEVKSNNKTVRSSKAACRQTSPKGRLPVGALLATTIEICSNRKPMRSSKAACRQTSPKGRLPSGASLAITTEVKSNGKHPNIQPQHVKSKVNLIPTSNARSLASWVDEFCYGARDKEKDILI, from the coding sequence ATGAATATCCAGCAGCTGCGTCAATCCTTAAAACAAAAGTGGCTGATTTACTACGAGCAAAATATTCCCTGGCTGGTCAAAATCCGAATTTGGGGGACTTACGATGGTCTGCGGCGTCCTTTGTCCGGTTTTATTTTGGCAACACTGTCTGTTTTGGAACCCCAGTTTGATGAAATACTTTCTTTTATGCTGGATCTGAATAACGATCCAGATAAAATAGTCGCCGCTTTAGGTCTTAACTTCAATCCTGATCAAGAGTTACTTTTAATAAAATCAGAACATTCTATGGCTACCAGCCAAGTTGAAGGCGAGTCGCCACATGAGAAGCATTCTGAGGATCAACATGTGTCATCGGTTGTAACTGCCAGCCAGATTGCGCCTCATTCTCCTGCCAAGACTCTAGACTTCAACTTGCCACGCGCCGATCAACTTGTGCCATCATTTACAGCTACCACTGAGGTAGTTCAGACAAGCAAACCTGAGTTGATAGCTGCATTTGCTACTAAAATTGCTCCTGATACTCCAGTAAAAACGCCATCCTCCAGTTTCCTAAGCGAATCTCAACCAGCGCGTAGCAGCAAAGCAGCTTGTCGTCAGACATCGCACTCTGGTCAGTTATCTTCGGGAGGATCGCTGACAATGACCAGTCAGGTTAACAGCAAAGCCAAAACTATGCCATCTGTGGGATTAGCTAGCGAGGTTAAGAGCAACAACAAAACAGTGCGTAGCAGCAAAGCAGCTTGTCGCCAGACATCACCCAAGGGGCGGCTCCCTGTAGGCGCATTGCTAGCAACTACCATTGAGATTTGTAGTAACCGCAAACCAATGCGTAGCAGCAAAGCAGCTTGTCGTCAGACATCGCCCAAGGGGCGGCTCCCTTCAGGAGCATCGCTAGCAATTACTACCGAGGTTAAGAGCAACGGCAAACATCCGAATATCCAACCACAACACGTTAAAAGCAAAGTTAATTTAATACCAACCAGTAATGCCCGTAGTCTAGCTTCTTGGGTAGATGAATTCTGTTACGGCGCTCGCGATAAAGAGAAAGATATTTTGATTTGA